The proteins below are encoded in one region of Colletotrichum lupini chromosome 5, complete sequence:
- a CDS encoding eukaryotic and archaeal DNA primase: protein MLQHFQLSSALNTKPTEDLPISTCSHNANMLRHDFNRIDPKRRNVVDHRKKQFASPAYKELEYPHRLNFYTDAPTADITLEQFEQWAIDRLRVLAELEACAFRNKSPQEVANHMKPLLDKYLPLESNTSHSPKLFAQRQKDHYSHFILRLAFARTEDLRRRFTRVETMLFRLRFNSDDMSERAAFVGSLDLDWWEAVTDDEKREYSSELAAMSRGWGKTASTEDDTWFKVDWARVPELVEQRKVFLKAGKAFVPGREQASMVNGEFVSRLERQLELTARALPRLDEDDRLTPILDHLSKNFITPDSSYSSNTGAPPGAEITARNIDNLSQHFPACMSHLHRSLRRDAHLKHFGRLQYSLFLKGIGLNLEECLVFWRQSFRNITDDTFNKEYRYNVRHVYGDVGGDSNRRGGGYSPFSCQKILTEHPPGSGEAHGCPYRHFNLENLTTLMQGMGVSDRATLQGVKEDKENQKFHMACNRVFEHLHKQELKKAKDEGVFTSAQLETIVHPNEYFKRSYLLKNLDKATDVKMEGDGFHDGLDPVASEMLQQRVSE from the exons ATGCTG CAACATTTCCAACTTTCGTCTGCCCTCAACACCAAGCCCACGGAAGACTTGCCCATATCCACATGCTCACATAACGCCAACATGTTGCGACACGACTTCAACCGGATCGACCCCAAGAGGCGCAATGTCGTCGACCATCGCAAGAAGCAGTTTGCTTCCCCTGCCTACAAGGAGCTCGAATACCCCCACAGACTCAACTTTTACACCGACGCGCCGACGGCCGACATTACTCTCGAACAATTCGAACAATGGGCCATTGACCGTCTAAGGG TTCTTGCCGAGTTGGAGGCCTGCGCGTTCCGCAACAAATCCCCCCAAGAAGTCGCGAACCACATGAAGCCGCTCCTCGACAAGTACCTCCCGCTCGAGTCCAACACCTCGCACTCGCCAAAGCTCTTCGCCCAGCGTCAAAAAGATCACTACAGTCACTTCATTCTCCGCTTAGCCTTTGCCCGAACTGAGGACCTCCGCCGTCGCTTTACCCGCGTGGAGACGATGCTTTTCCGCTTGCGATTCAACAGCGACGACATGAGCGAACGGGCGGCCTTTGTCGGTAGCCTGGATCTTGACTGGTGGGAAGCTGTTACGGATGATGAGAAGCGCGAGTACTCGTCCGAGCTGGCGGCCATGTCGCGCGGCTGGGGCAAGACGGCTTCGACAGAAGACGACACATGGTTCAAGGTTGACTGGGCCCGGGTCCCGGAATTGGTGGAGCAGCGCAAGGTGTTCTTGAAGGCAGGCAAGGCGTTTGTACCAGGGAGAGAACAGGCCAGCATGGTGAACGGAGAGTTCGTCTCGCGGTTGGAGAGACAACTAGAG CTTACCGCACGCGCTCTTCCCCGACTCGACGAAGACGACCGTCTGACCCCGATCCTCGACCACCTCTCCAAGAACTTCATCACACCAGACAGCTCATACAGCTCAAATACCGGCGCCCCGCCCGGCGCCGAGATCACCGCCCGTAACATTGACAACCTCTCACAACACTTCCCCGCCTGCATGTCGCACCTCCACCGCTCACTGCGCCGTGACGCTCACCTCAAGCACTTTGGCCGCCTGCAATACTCTCTTTTCCTCAAGGGCATCGGCCTGAACCTCGAAGAGTGCCTTGTCTTCTGGAGGCAGAGCTTCCGTAACATCACAGACGACACATTCAACAAGGAGTATCGTTACAACGTGCGTCACGTATACGGCGACGTTGGCGGCGACTCAAACCGTCGCGGAGGTGGCTACAGCCCGTTCAGCTGTCAGAAGATCCTGACCGAGCACCCGCCGGGCTCGGGCGAGGCCCACGGCTGCCCCTACCGCCACTTCAACTTGGAGAACCTGACCACTCTGATGCAAGGCATGGGTGTGAGCGACCGAGCCACATTGCAGGGCGtcaaggaggataaggagaaCCAGAAGTTCCATATGGCGTGTAATCG CGTTTTCGAGCACTTGCACAAGCAGGAACTTAAAAAGGCAAAGGACGAGGGCGTGTTCACGTCTGCACAACTCGAGACAATCGTCCATCCCAACGAGTACTTTAAGCGCAGCTACCTCCTCAAGAACCTCGACAAGGCGACAGATGTCAAGATGGAGGG AGATGGGTTCCACGACGGTCTGGACCCTGTTGCCAGCGAAATGCTGCAGCAGAGAGTGTCGGAGTAG
- a CDS encoding methyltransferase domain-containing protein yields MADAGQAQQTPEPDEVIEAQEFESDASSTSGTVSFKFSTFSRLRKSTANILQQNFAALSVHTDTDTLRTSIRDYRRENGRTYHSLSDGTYILPNDAREQDRLGEPVFLFYLTRRAWFSSEKRRSTGRLRALANMSVLETIDFQHHFWTLTWDGKLCMCPKNQGANRVLDIGTGTGIWAEEYADKHSAAVVIGVDLSPIQPEFVPPNCKFEVDDVEKEWTWQEPFDFIFARHMNACFESWERFLRRAYDALEPGGFIELQDNAFPILCQDGTLKPDDPMARWSSLMMEGTELIGRPITVPARFRSMLSEAGFVDVVEHKRVWPTSPWPLNPELQELGVWGRACSLEGIEPGAMALFTRVLGWTREEVVVFMAGVRDDFKNTNIHGFWNVYSVYGMKPYEEPGQE; encoded by the exons ATGGCTGACGCGGGCCAAGCTCAGCAGACTCCCGAGCCCGACGAGGTCATC GAGGCACAAGAGTTCGAATCAGATGCGTCTTCGACCAGTGGCACGGTAAGTTTCAAATTCTCCACATTCTCCCGCTTGAGGAAGTCTACTGCAAATATCTTGCAGCAAAATTTCGCAGCTCTG TCCGTCCACACTGATACAGACACCCTGAGAACGAGTATCCGTGATTACCGCAGGGAAAACGGGCGCACGTATCACAGTCTCAGTGATGGGA CATACATCCTCCCAAACGATGCC AGAGAACAAGACCGTTTAGGTGAGCCAGTCTTTCTCTTCTACCTTACCCGGCGGGCATGGTTCTCGTCAGAAAAAAGGCGATCCACCGGGAGACTTCGGGCATTGGCTAACATGTCCGTCCTCGAAACAATAGACTTCCAGCATCACTTTTGGACGCTGACGTGGGATGGCAAACTCTGCATGTGTCCCAAGAACCAGGGCGCCAACCGTGTTTTGGATATTGGAACCGGAACTGGTATTTGGGCTGAAGAATATG CGGATAAACACTCAGCAGCAGTG GTCATTGGCGTGGATTTGAGTCCTATTCAGCCTGAATT CGTCCCGCCGAACTGCAAGTTCGAAGTCGACGATGTGGAGAAAGAGTGGACGTGGCAGGAGCCTTTCGACTTCATCTTTGCAAGACACATGAACGCATGCTTCGAGAGCTGGGAACGGTTCCTTCGTCGTGCTTACGA CGCCCTAGAACCAGGCGGCTTCATCGAGCTCCAAGACAACGCCTTCCCCATCCTCTGCCAAGACGGCACCCTCAAGCCCGACGACCCGATGGCGCGCTGGTCGAGCCTCATGATGGAGGGCACCGAGCTCATCGGCCGCCCCATCACCGTGCCCGCCCGCTTCCGCTCCATGCTCAGCGAGGCCGGCTTCGTCGACGTCGTCGAGCACAAGCGCGTGTGGCCCACGAGCCCGTGGCCGCTGAACCCTGAGCTGCAGGAGCTCGGCGTCTGGGGCCGGGCGTGCAGTCTCGAGGGCATCGAGCCGGGCGCCATGGCGCTGTTTACGCGGGTGTTGGGTTGGACGAGGGAGGAGGTTGTGGTTTTCATGGCGGGGGTGAGGGATGATTTtaagaatactaatattcATGGGTTCTGGAACGT GTACTCCGTGTACGGAATGAAGCCCTATGAGGAGCCCGGCCAGGAGTAA